A region of the Sandaracinaceae bacterium genome:
GTTCTGCGGCTGGCCGCTCCGGAGCGCGTCGCCGAGGTGATTCCAGAAGCCGAAGAGCCGCGCGTTGAGCATCTTGGGCATCCCGCCGATGTATTGCGGGCTCCGCGCGTCGAGGAACGCCGCGGTCTCGGGGGTGTTGGCGTAGCGCGCCTCCGCCCCATCTCCGGTGCGCTCGAGGAAGCGCATGGCCACGAGGGCGTCGAGAAAGTCGAGCGTCCCGCGCGGGTGCAGCCCCAGGGTCTCGCCGATCCGGGACGCGCTCATCGCGCCTTCGCCGAGGGTCGTGAACAGATCCAGCTCGACCGCGGTGAGCAGCGTCTTCGACGCCCAGAAGCCGGTCGCGGTTTGCATGATGCGGTCCGGGCTCGGCGGCTCGTTCGTGATGTGTTCGTCCATGGCTCTTCCCTCCCGTGGTGGTTGATGTGCTCACGGTGACCGTGCATGCGCGCAGCATCAATGTCAGTATCTGCAGGTGCCCCCTGCAGATTCGCAGGCCCCGACCCCGAGCTGGGATGATCTGCGCGTCTTCCTCGCGATCCTCCGGGAGGGCACCTTCGCGGCCGCGGGGCGGCGCATCGGCGTCAACGCGACCACCGCGGCGCGGCGCCTGGCCTCGCTGGAGGCGAGCGTCGGGGCCCAGCTCTTCAGCCGGACCCGCGACGGGCTCGTGCCGACCGCGGCGGCCGAGCGGATGCGCGAGCCGTCCGAGCTGATCGAGCGTCAGGTCCTCCGGATCCAGCGCCGCGTCGCGGGCGGCGACGCGCAGCTCGCGGGGCGCGTGCGGCTCAACTCCACCGAGAGCCTCGCGGTCAGCTTCCTGGTCGAGCGCCTCGCCGGCTTCCGCCGAGAACACCCGGACATCGAGCTGGAGCTCACCACTGGAGATGCGATGGTGGACTTGACGCTCGGGCATGCCGACCTCGTGATCCGCCACCGCGCTCCGGGTACTGGGCCGGGCGTGGAGACCCTGGCCCACGTCGACGTCGTCGCCAGGCGCCTCGGCCCGATCGCGTTGGCGGTCTTCGCGTCCGAAGAGTACCTGCGCCGAGAGGGCGTCCCCGAGGACATCACCGACGTGCGCGGACACTCCGCGGTGCTGCCCGAAGGAAACGCCCGCTACCTGCCGGGCTCCTCGTGGGCGCTCGAGATCGCGCCGCAGCTCCGTACCTCGATCCGCACGGACAGCGTCGGCACCATGCACGCGGCCTGCCGCGCGGGCTTCGGCCTCTGCATGCTGCCTTGCTTCCCAGC
Encoded here:
- a CDS encoding LysR family transcriptional regulator is translated as MPPADSQAPTPSWDDLRVFLAILREGTFAAAGRRIGVNATTAARRLASLEASVGAQLFSRTRDGLVPTAAAERMREPSELIERQVLRIQRRVAGGDAQLAGRVRLNSTESLAVSFLVERLAGFRREHPDIELELTTGDAMVDLTLGHADLVIRHRAPGTGPGVETLAHVDVVARRLGPIALAVFASEEYLRREGVPEDITDVRGHSAVLPEGNARYLPGSSWALEIAPQLRTSIRTDSVGTMHAACRAGFGLCMLPCFPAVYEAGVVRVSDVVDSRDTWLLMPGDLRRVARVRALWDYLLALFEEHGPVLAGEVAPPGGDARHT